From Etheostoma spectabile isolate EspeVRDwgs_2016 chromosome 8, UIUC_Espe_1.0, whole genome shotgun sequence, a single genomic window includes:
- the LOC116693741 gene encoding E3 ubiquitin-protein ligase TRIM21 (The sequence of the model RefSeq protein was modified relative to this genomic sequence to represent the inferred CDS: added 26 bases not found in genome assembly), giving the protein MSAASCLLTEDQFLCSICLDVFTDPVSTPCGHNFCKTCISDHWGSKFPFQCPNCNKFFKARPELQVNTFISEMAAQFRQSAQQKASSSSSESKPGEVPCDICTGTKLKALKSCLVCLDSYCETHLEPHLTRSGLKRHQLIDPVENLEGRMCTKHDKLLELFCKTDQMCVCMLCTILDHKPHDVVPLKEEYEGRKAKLGKTEAEIQQMIQKRQLKIQEIKHSVKLSEEDADREIADGVQVFTALKESVERSQAELIDTIKEKQRKTKKQAEGFIKELEQEISALKKRSTEVEQLSQSEDHFHVLQSFTSLNAAPPTKDWTEVSVCPLSFERTVVRAVNQLEETLSKQMKKLLAEAELKRVQQSAVDLTLDPDTANPWLILSDDVKQVKHCKVKKNLPDNPERFDTCVNVLAKQGFSSGRFYYEVQVKGKTKWDLGVARGSINRKGKVTATPQYGLWMIWLRNENDYEAREDPPVRLSLKSRPEKVGVFVDYEEGLVSFHDVDAAALIYSFTGCSFTEKLYPFFSPCNNGGKNSAPLIISPVNNRE; this is encoded by the exons ATGTCTGCTGCCAGCTGTCTGCTGACTGAAGATCAGTTCCTGtgctccatctgtctggatgtGTTCACTGATCCAGTCAGCACACCATGTGGACACAACTTCTGTAAAACCTGCATCAGTGATCACTGGGGTAGTAAATTCCCGTTTCAGTGTCCCAACTGTAATAAGTTTTTCAAAGCAAGACCTGAGCTGCAGGTCAATACCTTCATCTCTGAGATGGCTGCTCAGTTCAGACAGTCCGCTCAACAgaaagccagcagcagcagctcagagtcCAAACCAGGAGAAGTTCCCTGTGACATCTGCACTGGAACCAAACTCAAGGCCCTGaagtcctgcctggtgtgtctggACTCCTACTGTGAGACTCACCTGGAGCCTCATCTGACAAGGTCAGGcctgaaaagacatcagctgATCGACCCTGTGGAGAACCTGGAAGGAAGGATGTGCACGAAGCACGATAAACTGCTGGAGCTGTTCTGTAAGACCGACCAGATGTGCGTCTGCATGCTCTGCACCATTTTAGACCATAAGCCACATGATGTTGTTCCTCTTAAAGAAGAATATGAGGGAAGGAAGGCCAAGCTGGGGAAGACAGAGGCTGAAATTCAGCAGATGATCCAGAAGAGACAACTCAAAATTCAGGAGATCAAACACTCAGTGAAGCTCAGTGAGGaagatgcagacagagagatagcagacGGT GTCTGTTGAGAGAAGCCAGGCCGAGCTCATCGACACGatcaaagagaagcagagaaagacaaagaaacaggCTGAAGGCTTCATCAAAGAGCTGGAACAGGAAATCTCTGCGCTGAAGAAGAGAAGCACTGAGGTGGAGCAGCTCTCACAGTCTGAAGACCACTTCCACGTCCTCCAGAGCTTCACGTCTCTAAACGCAGCTCCACCCACCAAGGACTGGACAGAAGTCAGCGTCTGTCCACTTTCATTTGAGAGGACTGTGGTGAGAGCTGTGAATCAACTGGAGGAGACGCTCAGCAAACAGATGAAGAAGCTGCTCGCTGAGGCCGAGctgaagagggtccagcagtctgcagtggaTCTGACTCTCGATCCTGATACAGCAAATCCCTGGCTCATCCTCTCTGATGACGTTAAACAAGTTaaacattgtaaagtaaagaaGAATCttccagacaatccagagagaTTTGATACTTGTGTCAATGTTTTAGCAAAGCAGGGCTTCTCTTCAGGAAGGTTTTATTACGAGGTTCAGGTTAAGGGGAAGACCAAGTGGGATTTAGGAGTGGCCAGAGGGTCGATCAACAGGAAGGGAAAAGTCACAGCAACTCCTCAGTATGGTTTATGGATGATATGGTTAAGGAATGAAAATGATTATGAAGCCCGTGAAGACCCTCCAGTCCGTCTCTCTCTGAAGTCTCGTCCTGAGAAGGTGGGGGTGTTCGTGGactatgaggagggtctggtctcctttCATGACGTTGATGCTGCAGCTCTCATCTACTCCTTTActggctgctccttcactgagaaactctACCCATTCTTCAGTCCTTGTAACAATGGTggtaaaaactctgcccctctgatcatctctcctgtcaATAACAGGGAGTAG